A genomic stretch from Papio anubis isolate 15944 chromosome 18, Panubis1.0, whole genome shotgun sequence includes:
- the KIF22 gene encoding kinesin-like protein KIF22 isoform X2: MDSCSLEIANWRNHQETLKYQFDAFYGERSTQQDIYAGSVQPILRHLLEGQNASVLAYGPTGAGKTHTMLGSPEQPGVIPRALMDLLQLTREEGAEGRPWALSVTMSYLEIYQEKVLDLLDSTSGDLVIREDCRGNILIPGLTQKPITSFADFERHFLPASRNRTVGATRLNQRSSRSHAVLLVKVDQRERLAPFRQREGKLYLIDLAGSEDNRRTGNKGLRLKESGAINASLFVLGKVVDALNQGLPRVPYRDSKLTRLLQDSLGGSAHSILIANIAPERHFYLDTVSALNFAARTKEVINRPFTNESLQPHVLGPVKLSQKELLGPPEAKKARGPEEEEIGSAEPMAASASASQKLSPLQKLSSMDPAMLERLLSLDRLLASQGSQGAPLLSTPKRERMVLMKTVEEKDLEIERLKMKQKELEAKVLAQKAEDSKEKENHCPTILRPLLHRTVTVAKPLKKAVVMPLQLIQEQAASPNAEIHILKNKGRKRKVESLDAPEPEEKAEDCWELQISPELLAHGRQKILDLLNEGSARDLRSLQRIGPKKAQLIVGWRELHGPFSQVEDLERVEGITGKQMESFLKANILGLAAGQRCGPS; encoded by the exons ATGGACAGCTGCTCTCTAGAGATTGCTAACTGGAGGAACCACCAGGAGACTCTCAAATACCA gTTTGATGCCTTCTATGGGGAGAGGAGTACTCAGCAGGACATCTATGCAGGTTCAGTGCAGCCCATCCTAAGGCACTTGCTGGAAGGGCAGAATGCTAGCGTGCTTGCCTATGGACCCACAGGAGCTG GGAAGACGCACACAATGCTGGGCAGTCCAGAGCAACCTGGGGTGATCCCGCGGGCTCTCATGGACCTCCTGCAGCTCACAAGGGAGGAGGGCGCCGAGGGCCGGCCATGGGCCCTTTCTGTCACTATGTCCTACCTAGAGATCTACCAGGAGAAG GTATTAGACCTACTGGATTCTACATCAGGAGACCTGGTGATCCGAGAAGACTGCCGGGGGAACATCCTGATTCCGGGTCTCACCCAGAAGCCCATCACTAGCTTTGCTGATTTTGAGCGGCACTTCCTGCCAGCCAGTCGAAATCGGACTGTAGGAGCCACCCGGCTCAACCAGCGCTCCTCCCGCAGTCATGCTGTGCTCCTGGTCAAG GTGGACCAGCGGGAACGTTTGGCCCCATTTCGCCAGCGAGAGGGAAAACTCTACCTGATTGACTTGGCTGGGTCAGAGGACAACCGGCGCACAGGCAACAAGGGACTTCGGCTAAAAGAGAGTGGTGCCATCAACGCCTCCCTGTTTGTCCTGGGCAAGGTGGTAGATGCGCTGAATCAGGGCCTCCCTCGTGTACCTTATCGGGACAGCAAGCTCACTCGCCTATTGCAG GACTCTCTGGGTGGCTCAGCCCACAGCATCCTTATTGCCAACATTGCCCCTGAGAGACATTTCTACCTAGACACAGTCTCTGCACTCAACTTTGCTGCCAGGACGAAGGAGGTGATCAACCGGCCTTTTACCAATGAGAGCCTGCAGCCTCATG TCTTGGGACCTGTTAAGCTGTCTCAGAAAGAATTGCTTGGTCCACCAGAGGCAAAGAAAGCTCGAGGCCCTGAGGAAGAGGAGATTGGGAGTGCTGAGCCCATGGCagcttcagcctctgcctcccagaaacTCAG CCCCCTGCAGAAGCTAAGCAGCATGGACCCAGCCATGCTGGAGCGCCTCCTGAGCTTGGACCGTCTGCTGGCCTCCCAGGGGAGCCAGGGAGCCCCTCTGTTGAGTACCCCAAAGCGAGAGCGGATGGTGCTCATGAAGACCGTGGAAGAGAAAGACCTGGAGATTGAG AGGCTtaagatgaaacaaaaagaacTGGAGGCCAAGGTGTTGGCCCAGAAGGCTGAAGACTCAAAGGAAAAGGAGAACCATTGTCCCACGATACTCCGGCCCCTTTTGCATCGCACAGTCACAGTGGCAAAGCCCCTGAAAAAGGCTGTGGTGATGCCCCTACAGCTAA TTCAGGAGCAGGCAGCATCCCCAAATGCCGAGATCCATATCCTGAAGAATAAAGGCCGGAAGAGAAAG gtgGAGTCCCTGGATGCCCCAGAGCCTGAGGAGAAGGCTGAGGACTGCTGGGAGCTACAGATCAGCCCGGAGCTACTGGCTCATGGGCGCCAAAAAATACTGGATCTGCTGAACGAAGGCTCAGCCCGGGATCTCCGAAGTCTTCAGCGTATTGGCCCGAAGAAGGCTCAGCTAATCGTGGGATGGCGGGAGCTTCACGGCCCCTTCAGCCAG GTGGAGGACCTGGAACGCGTGGAGGGCATAACGGGGAAACAGATGGAGTCCTTCCTGAAG GCAAACATCCTGGGTCTCGCCGCCGGCCAGCGCTGTGGCCCCTCCTGA
- the MAZ gene encoding LOW QUALITY PROTEIN: myc-associated zinc finger protein (The sequence of the model RefSeq protein was modified relative to this genomic sequence to represent the inferred CDS: inserted 2 bases in 1 codon), which yields MFPVFPCTLLAPPFPVLGLDSRGXGGLMNSFPPPQGHAQNPLQVGAELQSRFFASQGCAQSPFQAAPAPPPTPQAPAAEPLQVDLLPVLAAAQESAAAAAAAAAAAAAVAAAPPAPAAASTVDTAALKQPPAPPPPPPPVSAPAAEAAPPASAATIAAAAATAVVAPTSTVAVAPVASALEKKTKSKGPYICALCAKEFKNGYNLRRHEAIHTGAKAGRVPSGAMKMPTMVPLSLLSVPQLSGAGGGGGEAGAGGGAAAVAAGGVVTTTASGKRIRKNHACEMCGKAFRDVYHLNRHKLSHSDEKPYQCPVCQQRFKRKDRMSYHVRSHDGAVHKPYNCSHCGKSFSRPDHLNSHVRQVHSTERPFKCEKCEAAFATKDRLRAHTVRHEEKVPCHVCGKMLSSAYISDHMKVHSQGPHHVCELCNKGFTTAAYLRIHAVKDHGLQAPRADRILCKLCSVHCKTPAQLAGHMQTHLVGAAPPVPGDAPQPQPTC from the exons ATGTTCCCGGTGTTCCCTTGCACGCTGCTGGCCCCCCCCTTCCCCGTGCTGGGCCTGGACTCCCGGGG GGGCGGCCTCATGAACTCCTTCCCGCCACCTCAGGGTCACGCCCAGAACCCCCTGCAGGTCGGGGCTGAGCTCCAGTCCCGCTTCTTTGCCTCCCAGGGCTGCGCCCAGAGTCCATTCCAG GCCGCGCCGGCGCCCCCGCCCACGCCCCAGGCCCCGGCGGCCGAGCCCCTCCAGGTGGACTTGCTCCCGGTGCTTGCCGCCGCCCAGGAGTCCGCCGCGGCTGctgcggccgccgccgccgctgctgccgccGTCGCTGCCGCGCCCCCGGCCCCTGCCGCTGCCTCCACGGTGGACACAGCAGCCCTGAAGCAGCCCCCGGCGCCCCCTCCGCCACCCCCGCCCGTGTCGGCGCCCGCGGCCGAGGCCGCGCCCCCCGCCTCCGCCGCCACCATCGCCGCGGCGGCGGCCACCGCCGTCGTAGCCCCAACCTCGACGGTCGCCGTGGCCCCGGTTGCGTCTGCCTTGGAGAAGAAGACAAAGAGCAAGGGGCCCTACATCTGCGCTCTGTGCGCCAAGGAGTTTAAGAACGGCTACAATCTCCGGAGGCACGAAGCCATCCACACGGGAGCCAAGGCCGGCCGGGTCCCCTCGGGTGCTATGAAGATGCCCACCATGGTGCCCCTGAGCCTCCTGAGCGTGCCCCAGCTGAGCGGAGCtggcgggggagggggagaggcggGTGCCGGCGGCGGCGCTGCCGCAGTGGCCGCCGGTGGCGTGGTGACCACGACCGCCTCGGGGAAGCGCATCCGGAAGAACCACGCCTGCGAGATGTGCGGCAAGGCCTTCCGCGACGTCTACCACCTGAACCGACACAAGCTGTCGCACTCGGACGAGAAGCCCTACCAGTGCCCGGTGTGCCAGCAGCGCTTCAAGCGCAAGGACCGCATGAGCTACCACGTGCGCTCACATGACGGCGCTGTGCACAAGCCCTACAACTGCTCCCACTGTGGCAAGAGCTTCTCCCG GCCGGATCACCTCAACAGTCACGTCAGACAAGTGCACTCAACAGAACGGCCCTTCAAATGTGAG aAATGTGAGGCAGCTTTCGCCACGAAGGATCGGCTGCGGGCGCACACAGTTCGACACGAGGAGAAGGTGCCATGTCACGTGTGTGGCAAGATGCTGAGCTCGGCTTATATTTCGGACCACATGAAGGTGCACAGCCAGGGCCCTCACCATGTCTGTGAGCTCTGCAACAAAG GCTTCACCACGGCAGCATACCTGCGCATCCACGCGGTGAAGGACCACGGGCTCCAGGCCCCGCGGGCTGACCGCATCCTGTGCAAGCTGTGCAGCGTGCACTGCAAGACCCCTGCCCAGCTGGCCGGCCACATGCAGACCCATCTGGTGGGGGCCGCCCCCCCTGTCCCGGGAGACGCCCCCCAGCCACAGCCCACCTGCTGA
- the KIF22 gene encoding kinesin-like protein KIF22 isoform X1, which produces MSAGVSTQQRQREMAAAVAAAAATSGAGRCRLSKIGASRRPPPARVRVAVRLRPFVDGTAGASDPPCVRGMDSCSLEIANWRNHQETLKYQFDAFYGERSTQQDIYAGSVQPILRHLLEGQNASVLAYGPTGAGKTHTMLGSPEQPGVIPRALMDLLQLTREEGAEGRPWALSVTMSYLEIYQEKVLDLLDSTSGDLVIREDCRGNILIPGLTQKPITSFADFERHFLPASRNRTVGATRLNQRSSRSHAVLLVKVDQRERLAPFRQREGKLYLIDLAGSEDNRRTGNKGLRLKESGAINASLFVLGKVVDALNQGLPRVPYRDSKLTRLLQDSLGGSAHSILIANIAPERHFYLDTVSALNFAARTKEVINRPFTNESLQPHVLGPVKLSQKELLGPPEAKKARGPEEEEIGSAEPMAASASASQKLSPLQKLSSMDPAMLERLLSLDRLLASQGSQGAPLLSTPKRERMVLMKTVEEKDLEIERLKMKQKELEAKVLAQKAEDSKEKENHCPTILRPLLHRTVTVAKPLKKAVVMPLQLIQEQAASPNAEIHILKNKGRKRKVESLDAPEPEEKAEDCWELQISPELLAHGRQKILDLLNEGSARDLRSLQRIGPKKAQLIVGWRELHGPFSQVEDLERVEGITGKQMESFLKANILGLAAGQRCGPS; this is translated from the exons GAGCTGGTCGCTGTCGGCTAAGCAAGATTGGGGCTAGTCGTCGTCCACCTCCAGCTCGCGTAAGGGTGGCTGTGCGACTGCGGCCATTTGTGGATGGAACAGCTGGAGCAAGCGATCCACCCTGTGTGCGGGGCATGGACAGCTGCTCTCTAGAGATTGCTAACTGGAGGAACCACCAGGAGACTCTCAAATACCA gTTTGATGCCTTCTATGGGGAGAGGAGTACTCAGCAGGACATCTATGCAGGTTCAGTGCAGCCCATCCTAAGGCACTTGCTGGAAGGGCAGAATGCTAGCGTGCTTGCCTATGGACCCACAGGAGCTG GGAAGACGCACACAATGCTGGGCAGTCCAGAGCAACCTGGGGTGATCCCGCGGGCTCTCATGGACCTCCTGCAGCTCACAAGGGAGGAGGGCGCCGAGGGCCGGCCATGGGCCCTTTCTGTCACTATGTCCTACCTAGAGATCTACCAGGAGAAG GTATTAGACCTACTGGATTCTACATCAGGAGACCTGGTGATCCGAGAAGACTGCCGGGGGAACATCCTGATTCCGGGTCTCACCCAGAAGCCCATCACTAGCTTTGCTGATTTTGAGCGGCACTTCCTGCCAGCCAGTCGAAATCGGACTGTAGGAGCCACCCGGCTCAACCAGCGCTCCTCCCGCAGTCATGCTGTGCTCCTGGTCAAG GTGGACCAGCGGGAACGTTTGGCCCCATTTCGCCAGCGAGAGGGAAAACTCTACCTGATTGACTTGGCTGGGTCAGAGGACAACCGGCGCACAGGCAACAAGGGACTTCGGCTAAAAGAGAGTGGTGCCATCAACGCCTCCCTGTTTGTCCTGGGCAAGGTGGTAGATGCGCTGAATCAGGGCCTCCCTCGTGTACCTTATCGGGACAGCAAGCTCACTCGCCTATTGCAG GACTCTCTGGGTGGCTCAGCCCACAGCATCCTTATTGCCAACATTGCCCCTGAGAGACATTTCTACCTAGACACAGTCTCTGCACTCAACTTTGCTGCCAGGACGAAGGAGGTGATCAACCGGCCTTTTACCAATGAGAGCCTGCAGCCTCATG TCTTGGGACCTGTTAAGCTGTCTCAGAAAGAATTGCTTGGTCCACCAGAGGCAAAGAAAGCTCGAGGCCCTGAGGAAGAGGAGATTGGGAGTGCTGAGCCCATGGCagcttcagcctctgcctcccagaaacTCAG CCCCCTGCAGAAGCTAAGCAGCATGGACCCAGCCATGCTGGAGCGCCTCCTGAGCTTGGACCGTCTGCTGGCCTCCCAGGGGAGCCAGGGAGCCCCTCTGTTGAGTACCCCAAAGCGAGAGCGGATGGTGCTCATGAAGACCGTGGAAGAGAAAGACCTGGAGATTGAG AGGCTtaagatgaaacaaaaagaacTGGAGGCCAAGGTGTTGGCCCAGAAGGCTGAAGACTCAAAGGAAAAGGAGAACCATTGTCCCACGATACTCCGGCCCCTTTTGCATCGCACAGTCACAGTGGCAAAGCCCCTGAAAAAGGCTGTGGTGATGCCCCTACAGCTAA TTCAGGAGCAGGCAGCATCCCCAAATGCCGAGATCCATATCCTGAAGAATAAAGGCCGGAAGAGAAAG gtgGAGTCCCTGGATGCCCCAGAGCCTGAGGAGAAGGCTGAGGACTGCTGGGAGCTACAGATCAGCCCGGAGCTACTGGCTCATGGGCGCCAAAAAATACTGGATCTGCTGAACGAAGGCTCAGCCCGGGATCTCCGAAGTCTTCAGCGTATTGGCCCGAAGAAGGCTCAGCTAATCGTGGGATGGCGGGAGCTTCACGGCCCCTTCAGCCAG GTGGAGGACCTGGAACGCGTGGAGGGCATAACGGGGAAACAGATGGAGTCCTTCCTGAAG GCAAACATCCTGGGTCTCGCCGCCGGCCAGCGCTGTGGCCCCTCCTGA
- the PAGR1 gene encoding PAXIP1-associated glutamate-rich protein 1: MSLARGHGDTAATTAAPLSEEGEVTSGLQALAVEDTGGPSASAGKAEDEEEGGREETEREGSGEEEAQGEVPSAGKEEPTEEDSDDWCVPCSDEEVELPADGQPWMPPPSEIQRLYELLAAHGTLELQAEILPRRPPTPEAQSEEERSDEEPEAKEEEEEKPHMPTEFDFDDEPVTPKDSLIDRRRTPGSSARSQKREARLDKVLSDMKRHKKLEEQILRTGRDLFSLDSEDPSPASPPLRSSGSSLFPRQRKY, encoded by the exons ATGTCCCTTGCTCGGGGCCATGGAGACACTGCGGCCACCACGGCGGCGCCTCTGTCTGAAGAAGGGGAAGTGACCTCCGGCCTCCAGGCTCTGGCCGTGGAGGATACCGGAGGCCCCTCTGCCTCGGCCGGTAAGGCCGAGGACGAGGAGGAAGGAGGCCGAGAGGAGACTGAGCGTGAGGGGTCCGGGGAAGAGGAGGCGCAGGGAGAAGTCCCCAGCGCCGGTAAGGAAGAGCCTACGGAGGAGGACTCCGATGACTGGTGCGTGCCCTGCAGCGACGAGGAGGTGGAGCTGCCCGCAGATGGGCAGCCCTGGATGCCCCCGCCCTCCGAAATCCAGCGGCTCTATGAACTGCTGGCTGCCCACGGTACCCTGGAGCTGCAGGCCGAGATCCTGCCCCGCCGGCCTCCCACGCCGGAGGCCCAGAGCGAAGAGGAGAGATCCGATGAGGAGCCGGAGgccaaagaagaggaagaggaaaa ACCACACATGCCCACGGAATTTGATTTTGATGATGAACCAGTGACACCAAAGGACTCCCTGATTGACCGGAGACGCACCCCAG GAAGCTCAGCCCGGAGCCAGAAACGGGAGGCCCGCCTGGACAAAGTGCTGTCGGACATGAAGAGACACAAGAAGCTGGAGGAGCAGATCCTTCGTACTGGGAGAGACCTCTTCAGCCTGGACTCGGAAGACCCCAGCCCTGCCAGCCCCCCACTCCGATCCTCCGGGAGTAGTCTCTTCCCTCGGCAGCGGAAGTACTGA
- the PRRT2 gene encoding proline-rich transmembrane protein 2 isoform X1 → MAASSSEVSEMKGVEESPEVPGKGPGHSEAETGPPQVLAGVPDQPEAPQPGPDTTAALVDSGPKAGLAPETPETPAGASETAQATDLSLSPGGESKANCSPKQPCQETVSKPEVSKEASADQGSRLESAAPPEPAPEPAPQPDPQPDSQPTPKPAIQPALPTQEDPTPEILSESVEEKQENGAVVPLQAGDGEEGPAPEPHLPPSKKSPPANGAPPRVLQQLVEEDRMGRAHSGHPGSPRGSLSRHPSSQLAGPGVEGGEGTQKPRDYIILAILSCFCPMWPVNIVAFAYAVMSRNSLQQGDVDGAQRLGRVAKLLSIVALVGGVLIIIASCVINLGGEWGLGTGRGGMEGLARAALLTPAPALSCLSSLPLLCLSLSPPPPCLSFPLLSHSV, encoded by the exons ATGGCAGCCAGCAGCTCTGAGGTCTCTGAGATGAAGGGGGTTGAGGAGAGTCCCGAGGTTCCAGGCAAAGGGCCTGGCCATTCTGAAGCTGAAACTGGCCCTCCCCAGGTCCTAGCAGGGGTACCAGACCAGCCAGAGGCCCCGCAGCCAGGCCCAGACACCACTGCAGCCCTTGTGGACTCAGGGCCCAAGGCTGGGCTGGCTCCAGAAACCCCAGAGACCCCCGCTGGGGCCTCAGAAACAGCCCAGGCCACAGACCtcagcttaagcccaggaggggAATCAAAGGCCAACTGCAGCCCCAAACAGCCATGCCAAGAAACAGTGTCCAAACCAGAAGTGAGCAAAGAGGCCTCTGCAGACCAGgggtccaggctggagtctgcAGCCCCACCTGAACCAGCCCCAGAGCCTGCTCCGCAGCCAGACCCCCAGCCAGATTCCCAGCCCACCCCCAAGCCAGCCATTCAACCAGCGCTCCCTACCCAGGAGGACCCCACCCCTGAGATTCTGTCTGAGAGTGTGGAGGAAAAGCAAGAGAATGGGGCAGTGGTGCCCCTGCAGGCTGGTGATGGGGAAGAGGGCCCAGCCCCTGAGCCTCACTTGCCACCCTCAAAAAAATCCCCCCCAGCTAATGGGGCTCCCCCCCGAGTGCTGCAGCAGCTGGTTGAGGAGGATCGAATGGGAAGGGCGCACAGTGGGCATCCAGGATCTCCCCGAGGTAGCCTGAGCCGCCACCCCAGCTCCCAGCTGGCAGGTCCTGGGGTGGAGGGGGGTGAAGGCACCCAGAAACCTCGGGACTACATCATCCTTGCCATCCTGTCCTGCTTCTGCCCCATGTGGCCTGTCAACATCGTGGCCTTCGCTTATGCTGTCATG TCCCGGAACAGCCTGCAGCAGGGGGACGTGGACGGGGCCCAGCGTCTGGGCCGTGTGGCCAAGCTCTTAAGCATCGTGGCACTGGTGGGGGGAGTCCTCATCATCATCGCCTCCTGCGTCATCAACTTAGGCGGTGAGTGGGGGCTTGGGACAGGCAGGGGAGGAATGGAAGGGTTGGCAAGGGCAGCTTTACTAACCCCTGCCCCTGCTCTCTCCTGTCTGTCCTCCTTACCTCTCCTTTGTCTCTCCttgtctccccctcccccctgtctgtccttccctctcctctcccacaGTGTATAA
- the PRRT2 gene encoding proline-rich transmembrane protein 2 isoform X2, translating into MAASSSEVSEMKGVEESPEVPGKGPGHSEAETGPPQVLAGVPDQPEAPQPGPDTTAALVDSGPKAGLAPETPETPAGASETAQATDLSLSPGGESKANCSPKQPCQETVSKPEVSKEASADQGSRLESAAPPEPAPEPAPQPDPQPDSQPTPKPAIQPALPTQEDPTPEILSESVEEKQENGAVVPLQAGDGEEGPAPEPHLPPSKKSPPANGAPPRVLQQLVEEDRMGRAHSGHPGSPRGSLSRHPSSQLAGPGVEGGEGTQKPRDYIILAILSCFCPMWPVNIVAFAYAVMSRNSLQQGDVDGAQRLGRVAKLLSIVALVGGVLIIIASCVINLGVYK; encoded by the exons ATGGCAGCCAGCAGCTCTGAGGTCTCTGAGATGAAGGGGGTTGAGGAGAGTCCCGAGGTTCCAGGCAAAGGGCCTGGCCATTCTGAAGCTGAAACTGGCCCTCCCCAGGTCCTAGCAGGGGTACCAGACCAGCCAGAGGCCCCGCAGCCAGGCCCAGACACCACTGCAGCCCTTGTGGACTCAGGGCCCAAGGCTGGGCTGGCTCCAGAAACCCCAGAGACCCCCGCTGGGGCCTCAGAAACAGCCCAGGCCACAGACCtcagcttaagcccaggaggggAATCAAAGGCCAACTGCAGCCCCAAACAGCCATGCCAAGAAACAGTGTCCAAACCAGAAGTGAGCAAAGAGGCCTCTGCAGACCAGgggtccaggctggagtctgcAGCCCCACCTGAACCAGCCCCAGAGCCTGCTCCGCAGCCAGACCCCCAGCCAGATTCCCAGCCCACCCCCAAGCCAGCCATTCAACCAGCGCTCCCTACCCAGGAGGACCCCACCCCTGAGATTCTGTCTGAGAGTGTGGAGGAAAAGCAAGAGAATGGGGCAGTGGTGCCCCTGCAGGCTGGTGATGGGGAAGAGGGCCCAGCCCCTGAGCCTCACTTGCCACCCTCAAAAAAATCCCCCCCAGCTAATGGGGCTCCCCCCCGAGTGCTGCAGCAGCTGGTTGAGGAGGATCGAATGGGAAGGGCGCACAGTGGGCATCCAGGATCTCCCCGAGGTAGCCTGAGCCGCCACCCCAGCTCCCAGCTGGCAGGTCCTGGGGTGGAGGGGGGTGAAGGCACCCAGAAACCTCGGGACTACATCATCCTTGCCATCCTGTCCTGCTTCTGCCCCATGTGGCCTGTCAACATCGTGGCCTTCGCTTATGCTGTCATG TCCCGGAACAGCCTGCAGCAGGGGGACGTGGACGGGGCCCAGCGTCTGGGCCGTGTGGCCAAGCTCTTAAGCATCGTGGCACTGGTGGGGGGAGTCCTCATCATCATCGCCTCCTGCGTCATCAACTTAGGCG TGTATAAGTGA